The following is a genomic window from Planktothrix sp. FACHB-1365.
GATCTGATCCTTCTGAACGTTCAAGGCTGAACCCTCTCAATAATCATTGGTTGATGCGTTCTGTACGTTCCTAACTCCACAATCGCTTGATCTTCAGGATTCCCCAGATTAAAGCAATTGTTATCTACATAATATGTTAGGCTTCAGAAGCACTCAAGTAGCCAAGTTAAGATTTTGGGGTGGATTGGAACATGGCGACCGAGGGGCAACATTGTTAAAAACTAAACCAGTTTAACTTTTTTGTGTCCTAATCGCTCTAAAATAGAAAATTGCCTAATCATTTGTTATTCCTGTTGGAATCAACAGAGGCATAATCTTAGTTAATATGATAGGGGGAATTTTGGGAGGATTGACACTCTTGAGCACTAATTCTCCTGACGGACAATCCACTAAAAACCCACTTTCTTTATTAGCTACTGAAGATTGCGAATTTATAAGTAATGACAGCCTCATGGAAGATCGGTATTTCTCCCGTGACAATCAATCTGATATCCACAAGATGATCCTCTCAACGCCTTTCTTTGAAGGCTTGCCGACTGATGCAGCTGATAAAGCAACATCTCATATTGTGGGTCGAAACCATCCAGCAAACCAAGTTATTTTGTTAGAAAATGACTGGGGGAGTTCCGTTTATTTTATTTTGGATGGTTGGGTCAAAATTCGTACCTATAATTTGGATGGTAAAGAAGTAACGCTAAATATTTTAGGTAAGGGTGAACTCTTCGGAGAAATGGCAGCCTTAGATGAAGTTCCCCGGTCTACGGATGTGATCACATTAGCTCCCACCTTAATTGGGAATATGCCGGCTCAGGATTTCGTGGAGTTAATTACAACGGAGCCTCGCGCCGGAATGCGACTGGCTCAGTTAATGGGGAGGCGTTTGCGTCAGGTGAATCGACGTCTACGATTGCGTGAATCCGATAGTACCTCACGGGTTGCTGATATTTTACTCTTTCTAGCCGAAGGTCAGGGAAAAAGCTCCAACGAAGGAACCCAAATTCCTAACCTTCCCCATCGAGAGTTAAGTGGTTTAAGTGGATTGGCACGAGAAACGGTAACTCGCGTTTTGAGTAAACTAGAAAAGAAAGGCTTAATTCATCGGGAACGAGATATTTTAAGTATTCCTGATGTCCACGCCCTAGAACGGATGCTGGTCTAATACAATTCTATTCCCGATTGCATGAGTGATTCCTCCCCATCGAGATCCCCGGCTTGCTCCTCTGAATCTGAGCATCAGAGTGTTGCATCCGTTGATTGTGATCCCCT
Proteins encoded in this region:
- a CDS encoding Crp/Fnr family transcriptional regulator; the encoded protein is MEDRYFSRDNQSDIHKMILSTPFFEGLPTDAADKATSHIVGRNHPANQVILLENDWGSSVYFILDGWVKIRTYNLDGKEVTLNILGKGELFGEMAALDEVPRSTDVITLAPTLIGNMPAQDFVELITTEPRAGMRLAQLMGRRLRQVNRRLRLRESDSTSRVADILLFLAEGQGKSSNEGTQIPNLPHRELSGLSGLARETVTRVLSKLEKKGLIHRERDILSIPDVHALERMLV